One genomic region from Spirochaeta lutea encodes:
- a CDS encoding peptidogalycan biosysnthesis protein: MDISCKVFSTILDIAPGDWNPLTLDIAHPFFTWSWLASLEESGSIGPQTGWDPRIITLWTSGESGPVLVAALPFYRRDTSWGELFFDFGWYDIARRLGSPYVPKLVATVPATPVKGLGVLTRGDLIEQGSEDEVTVWHTLVDQAEEIVAEERLAQIAFLFLDDRFAAFLRDRGYHLWGHHQFIWQNRNYPDFDSYVEQVFRKNQRRNIRRECRVNRESGFSFRAIPGDEAPPEAWQSMYRFYDRTNTQFGPMAARFLTPRFFSILGGYKPEYISLLAAYGDSHRGASSGGAAPGREWKADPEAMAFLGDSGRGLFGRYWGTETDRGFLHFNLCYYQPQAWAIERGMEFFDPGVGSMHKVRRGFESRMVYSAHRFSDPDMSNLWSRVIPELNRETRIAIQGLNAQMPIRREAGEAGFGYPGNPDQSSDREGPREKGAD; the protein is encoded by the coding sequence ATGGATATTTCGTGTAAGGTGTTCTCGACTATTCTTGATATTGCCCCGGGGGATTGGAATCCCCTTACCCTGGATATAGCTCACCCCTTTTTTACCTGGTCCTGGCTTGCCAGCCTGGAAGAATCCGGATCCATCGGTCCGCAGACTGGCTGGGATCCCCGCATCATTACGTTGTGGACCTCCGGTGAATCGGGGCCTGTGTTGGTCGCGGCCCTGCCTTTTTACCGGAGAGACACCAGTTGGGGGGAGCTGTTCTTTGATTTCGGCTGGTATGACATTGCCCGGCGCCTCGGCAGTCCCTATGTTCCGAAGCTGGTGGCAACCGTGCCGGCTACTCCGGTTAAGGGGCTAGGGGTTTTAACACGGGGGGATTTGATAGAGCAGGGCAGCGAGGACGAGGTGACGGTTTGGCATACCCTGGTCGACCAGGCTGAAGAGATCGTGGCTGAAGAGAGACTCGCCCAGATCGCATTCTTGTTTTTAGATGACCGGTTCGCAGCATTCCTTAGGGATCGGGGGTACCACCTCTGGGGGCACCACCAATTTATCTGGCAAAACCGGAATTATCCTGACTTTGACAGCTATGTGGAGCAAGTCTTCCGAAAGAATCAGCGCCGGAACATCCGCCGGGAGTGCCGGGTTAACCGGGAGTCCGGATTCTCATTCCGTGCTATACCGGGGGATGAGGCTCCGCCCGAGGCTTGGCAGTCCATGTACCGATTCTACGATAGGACGAATACCCAGTTCGGTCCTATGGCAGCACGGTTCCTGACACCCCGCTTCTTTTCTATCCTGGGGGGATATAAGCCGGAGTATATTTCCCTGCTGGCTGCCTATGGTGATTCCCACCGGGGCGCATCCTCCGGGGGAGCAGCCCCCGGCCGGGAATGGAAAGCGGACCCCGAGGCCATGGCTTTTCTGGGGGATTCCGGTAGGGGATTGTTCGGGCGGTACTGGGGAACGGAGACGGACCGGGGGTTCCTTCATTTCAACCTCTGTTATTACCAGCCCCAGGCCTGGGCCATTGAAAGAGGTATGGAGTTTTTTGATCCCGGGGTGGGATCCATGCATAAGGTACGCCGGGGGTTTGAATCCCGGATGGTGTATTCTGCCCACCGGTTTTCCGATCCGGATATGTCGAACCTTTGGAGCCGGGTCATTCCGGAATTGAACCGGGAAACCCGCATCGCCATCCAGGGATTGAATGCCCAAATG
- the fabZ gene encoding 3-hydroxyacyl-ACP dehydratase FabZ, with product MKDIKELLPHREPFLFIDRLEKADQEEIIAYRTYTSREPFFQGHFPEYPVVPGVILVETMAQAGGAGVREMGILGENLFFLASVDKVKFRRQVRPDEEVRLVIKNLKISGRMLKQSGTAMVGDEVAAEAEWLCLVGPAPK from the coding sequence ATGAAGGATATAAAGGAATTACTTCCCCATAGGGAACCGTTTTTGTTCATTGATCGATTGGAGAAGGCAGATCAGGAAGAGATCATTGCCTACCGCACCTACACCAGCCGAGAGCCGTTCTTCCAGGGACACTTCCCGGAATATCCGGTAGTACCCGGAGTGATTCTGGTAGAGACCATGGCACAGGCAGGAGGCGCCGGTGTCCGGGAGATGGGAATTCTAGGGGAAAACCTCTTCTTCCTGGCTTCTGTAGATAAGGTTAAGTTCCGACGGCAGGTACGCCCCGATGAAGAGGTTCGCCTGGTTATTAAGAACCTCAAAATCAGCGGCCGCATGCTGAAGCAATCCGGAACGGCCATGGTAGGGGACGAGGTGGCTGCCGAAGCAGAGTGGTTATGCCTGGTCGGACCTGCACCGAAATAA
- a CDS encoding glycoside hydrolase family 18 protein, which translates to MKTLLTLMFCVLAGTAGAADLSPGSNLAVSPGLEGPGDSHFTVTAYAPGYALGRISEEHLRLVDRIIYFGIGIRPDGRVAMPPQSDMLLLRDWHEKFGISIYLGVVDHEGAGSTPNQGFGRILRSPTYAERFRGSLDEALTAGPFDGVDIDWEWPASGWETEEYGRFLSSLAKDLRQKQHGLSIAVSPWQNIPWQASIGLSAVHLMLYDNPGSHSTLEDMQRDISSFVARTGIHPRKVSAGLPFYARGLPTHGRQWSQAVSYRTLISRYGAMPTEDTLQGYALNSRNTIIAKTEYALARGLGGIMIWHLGMDSAGPASLTRAIRHTATLAALSPRVATASGGGVPPEGQDLTSSGTGLPQTPKPDHTDDPRPLAVLSGRLYQSTQTRRRQQRSPLGLPDPVHGLVPRARQFLRLRMEDHWWWEHPDWPLFVPGL; encoded by the coding sequence ATGAAAACACTCCTTACGCTCATGTTCTGTGTTCTGGCTGGAACCGCCGGGGCCGCCGATCTATCCCCGGGAAGCAACCTCGCGGTTTCCCCCGGTCTGGAAGGACCCGGGGATTCTCACTTTACCGTAACCGCCTACGCCCCCGGATATGCCCTGGGCCGCATTTCCGAGGAACATCTGCGGCTGGTGGACCGGATTATTTACTTCGGTATCGGAATCCGGCCGGATGGCAGGGTGGCCATGCCTCCCCAATCCGATATGCTTCTACTCCGGGACTGGCATGAAAAGTTCGGCATTTCCATCTATTTAGGGGTAGTGGACCACGAGGGAGCCGGATCAACTCCAAACCAGGGCTTCGGACGGATTCTACGCTCCCCAACCTATGCAGAACGGTTTCGTGGATCCCTCGATGAGGCCCTTACCGCCGGCCCCTTCGACGGCGTCGATATAGACTGGGAATGGCCCGCATCGGGCTGGGAAACCGAGGAATACGGCCGTTTTTTATCATCCCTTGCAAAGGACCTCAGACAAAAGCAACACGGCCTGTCTATTGCTGTAAGTCCATGGCAGAACATCCCCTGGCAGGCAAGCATCGGGCTCTCTGCTGTTCATTTGATGCTCTATGATAATCCCGGCAGCCACAGCACCCTGGAAGATATGCAGCGGGATATCTCCTCCTTTGTGGCACGAACCGGCATTCACCCCCGGAAGGTAAGCGCAGGCCTTCCCTTCTATGCCCGGGGTCTTCCTACCCATGGGCGGCAATGGAGTCAGGCAGTAAGCTACCGAACCCTCATATCCCGGTACGGCGCCATGCCCACCGAAGACACCCTCCAAGGGTATGCTCTGAACTCCAGAAATACCATCATAGCCAAGACCGAGTACGCCCTGGCCCGCGGTCTCGGAGGCATCATGATCTGGCACCTTGGAATGGACAGTGCCGGTCCGGCGTCCCTTACCCGGGCGATACGCCATACTGCAACCCTGGCAGCACTCTCCCCGAGGGTGGCCACAGCCTCGGGGGGAGGGGTTCCCCCGGAGGGACAGGACCTTACCTCCTCGGGGACCGGTCTACCCCAGACCCCCAAACCGGATCATACCGACGATCCGCGCCCCCTGGCAGTACTCTCGGGCAGGCTCTACCAATCAACCCAAACCCGGAGACGCCAACAGCGATCCCCCCTGGGGCTACCAGATCCCGTCCACGGCCTTGTTCCCCGGGCACGCCAGTTTCTCCGCCTGCGGATGGAGGATCATTGGTGGTGGGAGCATCCCGATTGGCCGCTCTTCGTTCCGGGCTTGTAA
- a CDS encoding ABC transporter permease — protein sequence MKHFSAMVKARTMEFLRDRGTFFWNLLFPIVLVAGFAFAFSGGEDTLFTVGTLRQDTSAQTDVGVPQAMEDFLDIPQIEVIKYDGQKTADELVELVRQHQLDMAVDFQTREYFINDQSANGPILRRLLAGIQGDSNASAIQFNEQAVSGEPIRYVDWLVPGVIGMNMMFSCLFGVGFVIVRYRKNGVLKRLKATPVSAFSFVSAQMASRLLIVVVTSIVVYTGTNLFLGFTMRGSYLNLLLITMLGVVAMISLGLIFAARIKSEELASGLMNLITFPMIIFSGVFFSLEGTPQILQNAAVIFPLTHFIQGARSIMLEGAGLPQLIPNILYLLGFTGVSLAISSALFKWE from the coding sequence ATGAAACATTTTTCAGCAATGGTTAAGGCCCGCACCATGGAATTTCTACGGGACAGGGGAACATTTTTCTGGAACCTCCTCTTCCCCATCGTCTTGGTCGCAGGGTTCGCCTTCGCGTTTTCGGGAGGCGAAGACACCCTTTTCACCGTCGGTACCCTGAGACAGGATACCTCCGCGCAGACCGACGTCGGCGTCCCCCAGGCTATGGAGGATTTCTTAGACATCCCCCAGATTGAGGTCATCAAGTATGACGGCCAAAAAACCGCCGATGAACTGGTAGAGCTCGTCCGGCAGCATCAACTCGATATGGCGGTGGATTTCCAAACCCGGGAGTACTTCATAAACGACCAATCGGCCAACGGTCCAATTCTCAGGCGGTTGTTAGCGGGTATTCAGGGTGATTCCAATGCCTCAGCAATCCAGTTCAACGAACAGGCAGTGAGCGGCGAGCCTATCCGGTACGTCGACTGGCTGGTTCCCGGGGTCATCGGCATGAACATGATGTTCAGCTGCCTTTTCGGGGTCGGCTTCGTAATAGTCCGGTACCGGAAAAACGGGGTGCTTAAACGCTTGAAAGCAACACCCGTATCCGCCTTTAGTTTTGTCAGCGCTCAGATGGCCAGCCGGCTGCTCATTGTAGTGGTCACCTCCATCGTGGTTTACACCGGCACCAATCTCTTCCTCGGATTCACCATGCGGGGCAGCTACCTGAACCTGCTTCTCATCACCATGCTCGGTGTGGTAGCCATGATTAGCCTCGGCCTGATTTTCGCGGCTCGGATAAAAAGCGAGGAACTCGCCAGCGGGTTGATGAACCTGATCACCTTTCCCATGATCATCTTCTCCGGGGTGTTTTTCAGTCTGGAGGGAACGCCGCAAATTCTCCAGAATGCTGCGGTAATCTTTCCCCTCACCCACTTCATCCAGGGAGCCAGAAGCATCATGCTGGAAGGGGCAGGTCTGCCTCAGCTAATCCCCAATATCCTGTATCTCCTGGGATTCACCGGCGTCAGCCTGGCTATTAGCTCTGCCCTCTTTAAGTGGGAATAA
- a CDS encoding DNA/RNA nuclease SfsA: MHIFTPHRTGLFISRPHRFAVVARDPDTGEEFTAHCPNPGALREFLLPGTPLLFEKAANPNRKLAYSLVGLRYKQSIVPLVSVRANLAARELILPTLLPRAEFIPEYTPPEIEDKSSRFDFLARTEEGDTILIEVKACSLVEHGVAMFPDAPSQRASRHLSELAHLTTQGYRAMTLFVISHGRPEVFVPHLHSDRLFTSTLYEVHQPRGPVHIHAASLECTSQGEARVDGLSVPIMFPEKSLVEQPRGVLVGFLTDGSEQSAGYGVAVLSAALDLPAKTARWRRVMKQPWMQVYGGPGTEETVTTALLGCRGALAGADYRELPGVGRALVIPWQGPGITDRELLDSLFYIRHRVFVREHCHPD; this comes from the coding sequence ATGCACATATTTACTCCCCACCGAACAGGATTATTTATCTCCCGGCCTCACCGCTTTGCCGTCGTTGCCCGGGATCCAGACACCGGTGAGGAATTTACCGCCCATTGCCCCAATCCCGGGGCCCTCAGGGAGTTTCTCCTACCCGGAACCCCCCTTCTATTTGAGAAAGCAGCAAACCCAAACCGGAAACTTGCATACAGTCTGGTGGGGTTGAGGTATAAGCAATCCATCGTACCCCTGGTTTCCGTCCGGGCGAACCTGGCGGCCAGGGAGCTGATTCTCCCCACCCTACTACCCCGGGCAGAGTTCATCCCGGAGTATACCCCTCCGGAGATAGAGGACAAGTCCAGCCGTTTCGATTTTCTTGCCCGAACCGAGGAGGGAGATACGATTCTCATTGAGGTGAAGGCGTGCAGCTTGGTGGAGCATGGAGTTGCTATGTTTCCCGATGCCCCGAGCCAGCGGGCCTCCCGCCATCTATCGGAGCTCGCCCATTTGACAACCCAGGGCTATCGGGCGATGACCCTCTTTGTTATTAGTCATGGACGGCCCGAGGTCTTTGTACCCCACCTCCACAGCGATCGGCTGTTCACCAGTACCCTCTATGAGGTACACCAGCCCCGGGGGCCGGTGCACATTCATGCGGCATCCCTGGAGTGTACAAGCCAGGGGGAAGCCCGGGTTGACGGGCTCTCGGTACCCATTATGTTCCCGGAAAAAAGCCTGGTAGAGCAGCCCCGGGGCGTGCTTGTGGGGTTTCTAACCGACGGATCTGAGCAGTCAGCGGGATACGGGGTAGCAGTGTTGTCCGCTGCCCTTGACCTCCCGGCCAAGACCGCCCGGTGGCGGCGGGTCATGAAACAGCCCTGGATGCAGGTATACGGCGGCCCGGGTACGGAAGAGACGGTAACCACGGCCTTACTGGGCTGCCGGGGAGCTCTGGCGGGGGCCGATTATAGGGAGCTGCCCGGGGTTGGCCGAGCCCTGGTCATCCCCTGGCAGGGGCCGGGCATTACGGACAGGGAGTTGCTGGACAGCCTGTTTTACATACGCCACCGGGTCTTTGTCCGAGAACACTGTCATCCGGACTGA
- the accB gene encoding acetyl-CoA carboxylase biotin carboxyl carrier protein has product MDLKDIFALIEKFDESSLSEIKIKNNEETISLRKGTDIQSLPGAMFAHPGAYAAPHPGPAMGQPAVQSQAENAPAPRDAGTTEGSSAGTEVITAPIVGTFYRSPAPDSPAFADEGTRLNAGDTICIIEAMKVMNQLEADFDLEVVKILVENGAMVEYGAPLFEVRRV; this is encoded by the coding sequence ATGGATTTGAAGGACATCTTTGCATTGATTGAAAAATTTGACGAAAGCTCCCTGTCGGAGATTAAGATCAAGAACAACGAGGAAACAATTTCTCTGCGAAAAGGAACTGATATACAGTCCCTTCCCGGGGCGATGTTTGCCCACCCCGGAGCCTATGCAGCACCCCATCCCGGACCAGCCATGGGACAGCCCGCAGTGCAATCTCAGGCGGAGAATGCACCGGCTCCCCGGGATGCCGGAACCACTGAGGGTTCATCGGCTGGTACCGAGGTTATCACCGCACCAATCGTTGGAACCTTCTACCGTTCACCGGCTCCGGACTCACCAGCCTTTGCGGATGAGGGAACCCGGCTGAATGCGGGGGATACCATCTGTATTATCGAAGCCATGAAGGTTATGAACCAGCTAGAGGCTGATTTCGATCTTGAGGTTGTGAAGATCCTCGTGGAGAACGGAGCAATGGTGGAATACGGCGCTCCCTTATTTGAGGTACGGCGCGTATGA
- a CDS encoding acetyl-CoA carboxylase carboxyltransferase subunit alpha produces the protein MTEREIRKKIRELKSLANRHQLDISEDLARMSAKLEKGELSDLSPWQRVELARHPQRPTTLEYIERMSDEYMELFGDRYFGDDPAMVGGIARIGGVAFTFIGHQRGKNMKENMRRNYGMAQPEGYRKALRLAHQAEKFGRPIITFVDTMGAYPGLTSEERGISEAIARNLKEFSVLKTPVITTIIGEGGSGGAIGIAVADKVFMLENSVYSVISPEGCASILLRDAKKAEMAAGLLKITAKDLLSLGIVDGVITEPPSGAHSDLNFVAARMKETILSTYRNLSGKKIETILKERSRRLLSYGEFHDPEEKGDGFFKRFFSW, from the coding sequence ATGACAGAACGGGAAATCCGGAAAAAAATCCGAGAACTTAAGAGCCTGGCAAACCGCCATCAACTCGATATAAGCGAAGATCTGGCGAGGATGTCTGCGAAACTAGAGAAGGGGGAGCTTTCGGATCTCAGTCCCTGGCAGCGGGTAGAACTTGCCCGGCATCCCCAGCGGCCCACTACCCTGGAATACATTGAGCGGATGAGCGATGAGTACATGGAACTCTTTGGAGATCGCTACTTCGGTGATGATCCTGCCATGGTCGGGGGAATCGCCCGGATCGGCGGGGTAGCCTTCACCTTCATCGGGCATCAGCGCGGGAAGAACATGAAGGAAAACATGCGCCGCAACTACGGTATGGCCCAGCCTGAGGGGTACCGGAAGGCCCTGCGTCTTGCTCACCAGGCAGAGAAATTCGGCCGGCCGATCATAACCTTCGTGGATACCATGGGCGCCTACCCAGGTCTAACCAGCGAGGAGCGGGGTATCAGCGAGGCTATTGCCCGAAACCTTAAGGAGTTTTCCGTCCTTAAAACCCCGGTCATCACCACCATCATCGGTGAGGGCGGATCCGGCGGAGCCATCGGTATTGCTGTGGCGGACAAGGTCTTTATGCTCGAGAACTCGGTGTACTCCGTCATTTCTCCTGAGGGCTGTGCCTCCATCCTGCTTCGGGACGCAAAGAAGGCCGAGATGGCTGCCGGGTTGCTGAAGATTACCGCCAAGGACCTCTTGAGTCTTGGAATAGTTGACGGGGTCATAACCGAACCCCCCAGCGGAGCCCATAGCGATCTCAATTTTGTTGCCGCCCGGATGAAGGAGACCATTCTTTCAACCTACCGAAACCTATCGGGAAAAAAGATCGAGACCATCCTAAAGGAGCGCAGCAGACGGTTGTTATCCTACGGCGAGTTTCACGATCCCGAGGAGAAGGGTGATGGATTTTTTAAGCGCTTCTTCTCTTGGTAA
- the accC gene encoding acetyl-CoA carboxylase biotin carboxylase subunit, which translates to MIKSILIANRGEIAVRIVRACKELGIRSVMVYSEADQHSLPVKMADQAVCIGPAQSRASYLNIDNIIAAASLTHCDAIHPGVGFLSENPKFARKVEENGFIFIGPKWQTIAAMGDKVEAKRTARKYGVPCIPGSEGSIEDIEKAYQAAEEMGYPVIIKAASGGGGKGMRIVRDPEDFVGTLKIASSEAEQAFNDGTVYLEKYLENPRHVEVQILADSHGTVVHLGERDCSVQENHQKLVEESPSTVVTPEMRERMGSDAVRLFSGLDYVGAGTIEFLVYENNYYFMEINARVQVEHPVTEMVTGVDIIAEQILAASGQRLSITQDDIKLEGYAVECRINAKAPGKITDYLPPGGFGTRIDSFLYNGYMVSPFYDSMIAKVIVRGKDRNAGLDRMYRVLDELVLHGVPTNTELQKRIISSKIFRSGEYGTDVLKHILAEEE; encoded by the coding sequence ATGATTAAATCCATCCTGATTGCCAACCGCGGTGAAATTGCGGTACGGATTGTCCGGGCATGTAAGGAATTGGGGATCCGGTCAGTGATGGTATATTCCGAGGCGGACCAGCATTCCCTGCCTGTAAAAATGGCGGATCAGGCCGTGTGCATCGGTCCGGCCCAGTCTCGGGCGAGTTACCTCAATATCGATAATATCATCGCTGCTGCGAGTTTGACCCATTGTGATGCCATTCATCCCGGAGTTGGGTTTCTTTCTGAGAATCCGAAGTTCGCCAGAAAGGTCGAGGAGAATGGCTTTATTTTTATCGGACCCAAATGGCAGACCATCGCGGCTATGGGCGATAAGGTAGAGGCAAAACGGACCGCCCGAAAGTACGGGGTGCCCTGTATACCCGGGAGTGAAGGCTCCATTGAGGATATCGAGAAGGCCTACCAGGCTGCGGAAGAGATGGGATATCCCGTTATCATTAAGGCTGCTTCCGGGGGTGGTGGTAAAGGGATGCGGATTGTCCGTGACCCCGAGGATTTCGTCGGAACCTTGAAAATCGCTTCCTCCGAGGCTGAGCAAGCCTTTAACGATGGAACGGTTTACCTGGAAAAATATCTGGAAAATCCCCGGCATGTAGAGGTACAGATCCTGGCCGACAGCCATGGAACAGTGGTGCACCTCGGGGAGCGGGACTGCTCGGTCCAGGAAAATCACCAGAAGCTTGTAGAAGAAAGTCCGTCCACGGTAGTGACCCCAGAAATGCGGGAGCGCATGGGCTCGGATGCCGTGCGGCTATTTTCCGGCCTGGACTACGTCGGAGCCGGAACCATCGAGTTCCTTGTTTACGAAAACAACTACTATTTTATGGAGATCAACGCCCGGGTACAGGTGGAACATCCGGTTACCGAGATGGTTACCGGGGTCGACATCATTGCCGAGCAAATACTTGCCGCCTCCGGTCAGCGCCTGAGCATAACCCAGGATGATATTAAACTTGAGGGGTATGCGGTGGAATGCCGGATAAACGCCAAGGCACCTGGCAAGATTACCGACTATCTGCCCCCGGGAGGCTTCGGTACGAGAATCGACAGCTTCTTGTACAATGGATACATGGTGAGTCCCTTTTATGACTCCATGATTGCGAAGGTGATTGTGCGCGGGAAGGACCGGAATGCGGGGCTTGACCGAATGTATCGGGTCTTGGACGAATTGGTTCTCCACGGTGTCCCCACAAACACCGAACTGCAAAAGCGGATCATCTCATCAAAGATCTTCCGCAGCGGCGAGTACGGCACCGATGTGCTAAAACACATCCTGGCCGAGGAGGAGTAG
- a CDS encoding ABC transporter ATP-binding protein: protein MSDIMTIRGLTKDYGTIRAVDSIDFSIPEGICFGLLGPNGAGKTTTIEMMEGILTPTAGQITFRGKELDTRFRERIGIQFQSTALPEFITVRETLELFSAFYPNPRPMDEVIRLCSLEDILEQDNRKLSGGQRQRMLLGLAIIPKPEMIFLDEPTTGLDPQARRNFWDLIQGIKKEKTTILLTTHYMDEAQILCDQIAIMDHGKVLELDTPQRLLAKHFDGALVRIPREGNSTIPDRLSALAHTEILDDHVAITTSNLDTTVKHLLEAGINLEGLSIHKPNLEDLFIKLTGSSLRA from the coding sequence ATGAGCGATATAATGACCATACGCGGCCTCACCAAGGATTACGGAACCATCCGGGCCGTTGATTCCATAGATTTTTCCATCCCTGAGGGGATCTGTTTCGGTTTGCTCGGTCCCAACGGGGCGGGTAAAACAACAACCATCGAGATGATGGAAGGCATACTGACCCCAACCGCCGGTCAGATAACTTTTCGGGGAAAGGAACTTGATACGCGGTTTCGGGAACGCATCGGTATTCAGTTTCAGTCCACCGCACTCCCGGAATTTATTACCGTCCGGGAGACCCTGGAACTCTTCTCGGCGTTCTATCCCAATCCCAGACCCATGGATGAGGTAATACGCCTCTGCTCCCTGGAAGACATCCTGGAACAGGATAACCGTAAACTCTCCGGGGGACAGCGGCAGAGAATGCTCCTGGGACTGGCCATCATTCCCAAACCGGAAATGATCTTCCTTGATGAGCCCACCACCGGATTAGACCCCCAGGCCCGGCGAAATTTCTGGGATCTCATCCAGGGTATTAAAAAAGAGAAAACCACCATCTTACTCACAACCCACTACATGGATGAGGCGCAAATCCTCTGCGACCAGATTGCCATCATGGATCACGGGAAGGTATTAGAACTGGACACCCCCCAGCGGTTGCTCGCAAAGCACTTTGATGGTGCTCTAGTCCGCATACCCCGGGAGGGAAATAGCACCATACCCGATCGCCTCAGCGCCCTGGCTCACACCGAAATTCTGGATGACCACGTCGCGATAACAACATCGAATCTTGATACCACGGTAAAACACCTCCTAGAAGCGGGTATTAATCTGGAGGGTCTATCCATCCACAAACCGAACCTGGAAGACCTATTCATCAAACTGACCGGCTCCTCTCTCAGGGCCTAA
- the accD gene encoding acetyl-CoA carboxylase, carboxyltransferase subunit beta, producing the protein MVDDRVFVQKEHKCPACSAHLENDKLKENAYVCYNCNHHFRISAPERLRLLADNGEYQEFSAGLSSLNPLDFPEYEERVTSAKEKSGLDEAVKTVVCKILGREAVVMVMSFQFMGGSMGSVVGEKITRGILLAAQRGLPCILFTASGGARMQEGILSLMQMSKTSHAIALLEQTRMPFIVVLTDPTTGGVTASFAMLGDVTLAEPNALIGFAGPRVIEGTIKQKLPPGFQRAEFLQEKGFVDRVVPRKDLKSTLAFLMDAHLEIQGVSK; encoded by the coding sequence ATGGTGGACGACCGGGTATTTGTTCAGAAGGAACATAAATGCCCTGCCTGCTCCGCCCACCTGGAAAATGACAAGCTTAAAGAAAACGCCTATGTCTGCTACAACTGTAATCACCATTTCAGGATCTCCGCCCCGGAGCGTTTGAGGTTATTGGCTGATAACGGCGAATACCAGGAGTTTTCAGCGGGGCTCAGTTCCCTGAATCCCTTGGATTTTCCGGAGTACGAGGAACGGGTGACCTCTGCGAAGGAGAAATCCGGTTTGGATGAGGCGGTAAAAACCGTGGTATGCAAAATTCTCGGGCGTGAGGCTGTGGTGATGGTCATGAGTTTTCAGTTCATGGGTGGATCCATGGGCTCAGTAGTGGGCGAGAAGATTACCCGGGGCATACTGCTGGCAGCCCAGCGGGGTCTGCCCTGTATCCTGTTCACCGCCTCGGGGGGTGCCCGGATGCAGGAGGGGATTTTGAGCCTCATGCAGATGTCTAAGACCAGCCATGCCATCGCGCTCCTGGAACAGACCCGCATGCCCTTCATCGTAGTCCTTACCGACCCCACCACCGGAGGGGTTACAGCCTCCTTCGCAATGCTTGGCGATGTTACCCTGGCCGAGCCCAATGCCCTGATCGGATTTGCCGGGCCCAGGGTCATCGAAGGTACCATCAAGCAGAAGCTTCCGCCGGGATTCCAACGAGCCGAGTTTCTCCAGGAAAAGGGCTTCGTTGACCGGGTGGTGCCCCGGAAGGACCTCAAGTCCACCCTGGCATTCCTTATGGACGCACACCTGGAGATTCAGGGGGTAAGTAAATGA